In one Polaribacter sp. ALD11 genomic region, the following are encoded:
- the rplA gene encoding 50S ribosomal protein L1, translating to MAKLTKKQKEAYAKVDSSKSYDLAAASALVKDITNVKFDASVDLAIRLGVDPRKANQMVRGVVTLPHGTGKDVKVLALVTPDKEAEATAAGADYVGLDEYLQKIKGGWTDVDVIITMPSVMGKLGPLGRILGPRGLMPNPKTGTVTMDVAKAVQDVKAGKIDFKVDKTGIVHAAIGKVSFDAKKIEENANELIQTIIKLKPTTAKGTYVKSVFMSSTMSPSIEVEVKAV from the coding sequence ATGGCAAAATTAACAAAAAAGCAAAAAGAAGCTTACGCAAAGGTAGATAGCTCTAAATCTTATGATTTAGCAGCAGCTTCAGCGCTAGTCAAAGACATTACTAATGTAAAGTTTGATGCATCAGTAGATTTAGCAATACGTTTAGGAGTAGATCCTCGTAAAGCAAATCAAATGGTTCGTGGAGTTGTAACATTACCTCACGGAACTGGAAAAGATGTAAAAGTATTAGCATTAGTAACTCCAGATAAAGAAGCAGAAGCTACAGCAGCAGGTGCAGATTATGTTGGATTAGATGAATACCTTCAAAAGATTAAAGGAGGATGGACAGATGTAGATGTTATTATTACAATGCCGAGTGTAATGGGTAAGTTAGGACCATTAGGAAGAATTTTAGGTCCTAGAGGTTTAATGCCAAATCCAAAAACTGGTACTGTAACAATGGATGTTGCAAAAGCTGTACAAGATGTAAAAGCTGGTAAAATTGACTTTAAAGTTGACAAAACTGGTATCGTTCATGCTGCAATTGGTAAAGTATCTTTTGATGCTAAGAAAATTGAAGAAAATGCAAACGAGTTAATACAAACAATTATTAAATTGAAACCAACAACTGCAAAAGGAACGTATGTGAAAAGCGTTTTTATGTCTAGTACTATGAGTCCTAGTATTGAGGTTGAGGTGAAAGCTGTTTAA
- the rpsU gene encoding 30S ribosomal protein S21 translates to MLIIPIKEGENIDRALKRYKRKFDRTKTMKNLRARKNFTKPSVANRAQRIKASYVQRLRTQEEVG, encoded by the coding sequence ATGTTAATTATACCAATTAAAGAAGGAGAGAATATCGATAGAGCTTTAAAGCGTTACAAGAGAAAATTCGATCGTACAAAAACGATGAAGAACTTGCGTGCTAGAAAGAACTTTACAAAACCTTCTGTAGCTAATAGAGCTCAGAGAATTAAAGCTTCTTACGTTCAGAGATTAAGAACACAAGAAGAAGTAGGTTAG
- the tuf gene encoding elongation factor Tu, protein MAKANFDRSKPHLNIGTIGHVDHGKTTLTAAITKVLADAGFSEARSFDQIDNAPEEKERGITINTSHVEYQTANRHYAHVDCPGHADYVKNMVTGAAQMDGAILVVAATDGPMPQTREHILLGRQVGIPRMVVFLNKVDMVDDEELLELVDMEVRELLSFYDYDGDNGPVVSGSALGALNGEQKWVDTVLELMAQVDVWIEEPLREVDKDFLMPVEDVFSITGRGTVATGRIETGIANTGDVVDIIGMGAVKMTSTVTGIEMFRQILDRGEAGDNAGILLRGIAKEDIKRGMVICKPGSVTPHAKFKAEVYVLKKEEGGRHTPFHNNYRPQFYVRTTDVTGTINLPDGVEMVMPGDNLTITVDLIQPIALNIGLRFAIREGGRTVGAGQVTELLD, encoded by the coding sequence ATGGCAAAAGCAAATTTTGACCGTTCGAAACCACACTTAAACATTGGTACAATCGGACACGTAGATCACGGTAAGACTACATTAACTGCGGCTATTACTAAAGTATTAGCTGATGCTGGTTTTTCTGAAGCAAGATCATTTGATCAGATTGATAATGCACCAGAAGAAAAAGAAAGAGGTATTACAATTAATACTTCACATGTAGAATATCAAACAGCAAATCGTCACTATGCTCACGTTGATTGTCCAGGTCACGCGGATTACGTGAAAAATATGGTAACAGGTGCTGCTCAAATGGATGGTGCTATATTAGTAGTTGCTGCTACAGATGGTCCAATGCCTCAAACTAGAGAGCATATTTTATTAGGTCGTCAGGTAGGTATTCCTCGTATGGTTGTTTTCTTGAATAAAGTTGACATGGTAGATGATGAGGAGTTACTTGAGTTAGTTGATATGGAAGTAAGAGAATTGTTGTCTTTCTATGATTATGATGGAGATAATGGTCCTGTTGTTTCAGGTTCTGCTTTAGGAGCGTTAAATGGTGAACAAAAATGGGTTGATACTGTGTTGGAATTGATGGCACAAGTTGATGTTTGGATTGAAGAGCCTTTAAGAGAAGTTGATAAAGATTTCTTAATGCCTGTTGAAGATGTGTTTTCAATTACCGGTCGTGGAACTGTTGCTACAGGTCGTATCGAAACTGGTATTGCAAATACAGGTGATGTTGTTGATATTATTGGTATGGGAGCTGTGAAAATGACTTCTACTGTTACTGGTATTGAAATGTTCCGTCAAATCTTAGATAGAGGTGAAGCAGGAGATAATGCAGGTATCTTGTTAAGAGGTATTGCTAAAGAAGATATAAAAAGAGGTATGGTAATCTGTAAGCCAGGTTCTGTAACACCACACGCTAAATTTAAAGCAGAAGTATATGTTTTAAAGAAAGAAGAAGGTGGTCGTCATACTCCATTTCATAACAACTATCGTCCACAGTTCTATGTTAGAACTACAGATGTAACAGGTACAATTAACTTGCCTGATGGTGTAGAAATGGTAATGCCAGGAGATAACTTAACAATTACTGTAGACTTAATTCAACCAATTGCATTAAATATTGGTTTACGTTTCGCAATCCGTGAGGGTGGTAGAACAGTTGGAGCTGGTCAGGTAACTGAATTATTAGATTAA
- the secE gene encoding preprotein translocase subunit SecE, with the protein MKFIQYIKDSFDELSNHMTWISKEDAQKTTVTVAVFTILFALAVAGIDYVFQTGLDNFFSMFKSN; encoded by the coding sequence ATGAAGTTTATACAATATATTAAAGATTCTTTTGATGAGTTAAGTAATCATATGACTTGGATCTCAAAAGAAGATGCTCAAAAAACAACAGTAACTGTAGCTGTATTTACTATCTTGTTCGCATTAGCAGTAGCTGGTATAGACTATGTTTTTCAAACAGGTTTAGATAATTTTTTCTCAATGTTTAAATCTAACTAA
- the nusG gene encoding transcription termination/antitermination protein NusG, whose translation MAADSVMKWYVVRAIGGQENKVKAYIETEISRVGLSDYVSQVIVPTEKVIQIRNGKKVNRERVYFPGYIMVEANLSGEVPHVIKGITGVIGFLGEVKGGEPVPMRKSEVNRMLGKVDELSVQDENIAIPFNIGETVKVVDGPFNGFDGTIEKVNEEKRKLEVMVKIFGRKTPLELSYMQVEKI comes from the coding sequence ATGGCAGCTGATTCAGTAATGAAATGGTATGTAGTTAGAGCCATTGGTGGACAAGAAAATAAAGTTAAAGCTTATATAGAAACTGAAATATCACGTGTTGGTTTATCAGATTATGTAAGTCAAGTTATTGTACCTACAGAAAAAGTTATTCAGATAAGAAACGGAAAGAAGGTAAACAGAGAAAGAGTTTATTTTCCTGGTTATATTATGGTGGAAGCTAATCTTTCAGGAGAAGTACCTCACGTAATTAAAGGGATTACGGGAGTTATTGGCTTTTTAGGTGAAGTCAAAGGTGGTGAGCCTGTTCCTATGCGTAAATCGGAAGTGAATAGAATGTTAGGTAAGGTTGATGAACTTTCTGTTCAAGATGAAAATATTGCAATTCCTTTTAATATTGGGGAAACTGTAAAAGTTGTTGATGGTCCTTTTAATGGATTTGACGGAACAATAGAAAAAGTAAATGAAGAAAAGCGTAAACTTGAAGTAATGGTGAAGATATTCGGAAGAAAGACACCTTTAGAATTAAGTTATATGCAAGTAGAAAAGATATAA
- a CDS encoding acyl-CoA dehydrogenase family protein: MNSMYFTEEHEAFRASFKDFLQKEVVPYIDKWEKTGTIERFIWSKFGEMGYFGLCTPEEYGGLDLDLFYTVIFLEELQKINSGGFAAAMWAHEFLAMTHLNKEGTEFIKQKYLVPSVAGEKIGCLCITEPFGGSDVAGMRSTAIKDGDKYILNGSKTFITNGVYSDYLIVAAKTDPSDKYKGISIFVVDRETPGISATKLDKLGWRASDTAELAFDNVEIPLESLMGEEGKGFPYIMQHFALERLIMGVNAHARAEFAVEYAIGYMQERVAFGKSLDKFQVLRHKIAEMASKVDMCKEYNYSITKRLDQGSYVVKEASMSKLLSTKMADEVIYDALQLLGGYGYMEEYPMARLLRDSRLGPIGGGTSEILKEIIAKMIIDNKEYKPAT, from the coding sequence ATGAACAGTATGTACTTTACTGAAGAGCACGAGGCTTTTCGTGCTAGTTTCAAAGATTTTTTACAAAAAGAAGTAGTTCCTTATATAGATAAATGGGAAAAAACAGGAACCATTGAAAGATTTATTTGGAGTAAATTTGGCGAAATGGGTTATTTCGGACTTTGTACACCAGAAGAGTACGGAGGTTTAGATTTAGATTTATTTTACACGGTAATCTTTTTAGAAGAATTACAGAAAATAAATTCTGGCGGATTTGCGGCAGCAATGTGGGCGCACGAATTTCTAGCTATGACGCATTTAAATAAAGAAGGGACAGAGTTTATCAAACAAAAATACTTGGTGCCAAGTGTAGCAGGAGAAAAAATAGGGTGTCTTTGTATTACAGAACCTTTCGGGGGAAGTGATGTTGCAGGAATGCGTTCTACAGCAATAAAAGATGGAGATAAATACATTTTAAATGGCTCTAAAACGTTTATTACAAATGGGGTTTATTCAGATTATTTAATCGTTGCAGCAAAAACAGATCCTTCAGACAAGTATAAAGGAATCAGTATTTTTGTTGTAGACAGAGAGACTCCAGGAATCTCAGCAACCAAATTAGATAAATTAGGTTGGCGTGCTTCAGATACTGCAGAATTAGCTTTCGATAATGTAGAAATTCCATTAGAAAGTTTAATGGGAGAAGAAGGAAAAGGTTTTCCTTATATTATGCAGCACTTTGCCTTAGAGCGCTTAATTATGGGTGTTAATGCACACGCAAGAGCAGAATTTGCAGTAGAGTATGCTATAGGTTACATGCAAGAAAGAGTTGCTTTTGGTAAATCTTTAGACAAGTTTCAAGTTTTAAGACATAAAATTGCAGAAATGGCTAGTAAAGTAGATATGTGTAAAGAGTATAATTACTCAATCACGAAGAGGTTAGACCAAGGTTCTTATGTAGTTAAAGAAGCAAGTATGTCTAAGTTATTATCTACAAAAATGGCAGACGAAGTTATTTATGACGCACTTCAACTATTAGGCGGTTATGGTTATATGGAAGAGTATCCGATGGCGCGTTTATTAAGAGATAGTAGATTAGGACCAATTGGTGGTGGAACTTCAGAGATTTTAAAGGAAATTATTGCAAAAATGATAATTGATAATAAAGAATACAAGCCAGCAACGTAG
- the rplL gene encoding 50S ribosomal protein L7/L12, whose translation MAELKDFAEQLVNLTVKEVNELATILKDEYGIEPAAAAVAVAGPAAGGEDEAEEQTEFDVILTAAGGSKLAVVKLVKELTGLGLKEAKGIVDSAPAAVKEGVTKDEAAALKASLEEAGAEVELK comes from the coding sequence ATGGCAGAATTAAAAGATTTCGCAGAGCAATTAGTTAACTTAACAGTAAAAGAAGTTAATGAATTAGCTACTATATTAAAAGATGAGTATGGTATTGAGCCAGCAGCAGCAGCAGTAGCGGTAGCAGGACCAGCAGCAGGAGGAGAAGATGAAGCAGAAGAGCAAACTGAATTTGACGTAATTTTAACTGCAGCAGGTGGTTCTAAACTTGCAGTTGTAAAATTAGTTAAAGAATTAACTGGTTTAGGTTTGAAAGAAGCTAAAGGTATCGTTGATAGCGCACCAGCAGCAGTTAAAGAAGGTGTAACTAAGGATGAAGCAGCAGCGCTTAAAGCATCATTAGAAGAAGCTGGAGCTGAGGTAGAGCTTAAATAA
- the raiA gene encoding ribosome-associated translation inhibitor RaiA: MKVFTQSVNFNADNELIEFVETKVSTLTKFHDKIVNAEIFLKVQNTSDKENKITEIKINIPGSELIVKRETKTFEEGVNAAVDNLKRQLKRSKEKQRDAQIS, translated from the coding sequence ATGAAAGTATTCACGCAATCAGTAAATTTTAACGCAGATAACGAATTAATTGAATTTGTAGAAACTAAAGTTTCGACATTAACAAAGTTCCATGATAAGATCGTAAATGCAGAGATTTTTTTAAAAGTTCAAAATACAAGTGATAAAGAAAATAAAATCACAGAAATAAAAATAAATATCCCTGGAAGTGAATTGATCGTAAAAAGAGAAACAAAAACCTTCGAAGAAGGCGTAAACGCTGCTGTTGATAATTTAAAAAGACAATTAAAGAGATCTAAAGAGAAGCAAAGAGATGCTCAAATTTCATAA
- the rplK gene encoding 50S ribosomal protein L11: protein MAKEVSKVVKLQVRGGAANPSPPVGPALGAAGVNIMEFCKQFNARTQDKQGKVLPVAITVYKDKSFDFVVKTPPAAVQLLEAAKIKKGSGEPNRKKVASVTWDQIKAIAEDKMVDLNAFEISSAMRMIAGTARSMGLTVKGDAPA from the coding sequence ATGGCAAAAGAAGTTAGTAAAGTAGTTAAGTTACAAGTAAGGGGAGGCGCAGCGAATCCATCGCCGCCGGTTGGACCCGCTTTAGGAGCTGCTGGTGTTAACATTATGGAGTTCTGTAAACAGTTTAATGCAAGAACGCAAGATAAACAAGGTAAAGTTTTGCCTGTTGCGATTACTGTTTATAAAGACAAATCGTTTGATTTTGTTGTAAAAACTCCTCCTGCAGCAGTTCAGTTACTAGAAGCGGCCAAAATTAAAAAAGGTTCTGGAGAACCAAACAGAAAGAAAGTAGCATCAGTTACTTGGGATCAAATTAAAGCGATTGCAGAAGATAAAATGGTAGATTTAAATGCCTTTGAAATTTCTTCAGCAATGCGTATGATTGCAGGTACAGCACGTTCTATGGGATTAACAGTAAAAGGTGATGCACCAGCATAA
- a CDS encoding sodium:alanine symporter family protein, with protein MNKKLLSLLFLAMPFFTFAQEKGLDKQIDEAFGNATGWFVDIIFYQIPFSDTVSIYWVLFPLILGALYFTFYFNFINFRGFFTSINIVRGKYDELENRVDHNVVIEKSKFTDEEDNPDTIRIEGHDGEVTHFQALTAALSATVGLGNIAGVAIAVSIGGAGATFWMIVAGFLGMASKFVECTLGVKYRDIESDGTVYGGPMYYLTKGLKNKKLGKILAALFAIFVIGGSFGGGNMFQVNQAFQLVENITTPVGGVSVLHGKGWLFGLIMAVLVGIVIIGGIKKIAKVTDKIVPFMVAIYVAASLFVIFSNYAMIGDAFMQIFNGAFSPEGVAGGAVGVLVQGFRRAAFSNEAGIGSASIAHSAVKTKYAASEGMVALLEPFIDTVVVCTMTALVLIITGNVAAENGSLNEAQAILLTSGAFESAISWFPYVLTVAVVLFAFSSMISWSYYGFQGWAYLFGRSKKMEYVYKVIFCVFVVIGAAASLGSVIGFSDAMVFAMMVPNMIGLILLAPKVKEELKKYMSAIKADKA; from the coding sequence ATGAATAAAAAACTTCTTTCGTTGTTATTTTTAGCAATGCCCTTTTTTACATTTGCACAAGAAAAAGGTCTAGATAAGCAAATTGACGAAGCATTTGGAAATGCAACAGGTTGGTTTGTAGATATCATTTTTTATCAGATTCCTTTCTCAGATACAGTTAGTATTTATTGGGTTTTATTCCCTTTAATTTTAGGTGCATTGTACTTTACGTTTTATTTTAATTTTATAAACTTTAGGGGGTTTTTTACTTCAATAAATATTGTTAGAGGTAAGTATGATGAGTTAGAAAATAGGGTAGATCATAATGTCGTAATAGAAAAATCTAAATTTACAGATGAAGAAGATAATCCAGACACAATAAGAATAGAGGGGCATGATGGGGAAGTTACACATTTTCAGGCTCTAACAGCAGCTTTGTCTGCAACAGTAGGTTTGGGTAATATTGCAGGTGTTGCAATTGCTGTTTCAATTGGTGGTGCGGGTGCTACTTTCTGGATGATTGTTGCTGGTTTCTTAGGAATGGCATCAAAATTTGTAGAATGTACATTAGGAGTAAAGTATAGAGATATTGAATCTGACGGAACGGTTTATGGAGGTCCGATGTATTATCTTACAAAAGGGTTAAAAAATAAGAAACTAGGAAAAATATTAGCAGCATTATTTGCAATTTTTGTAATTGGAGGTTCTTTTGGTGGTGGAAACATGTTTCAAGTAAACCAAGCATTTCAGTTAGTAGAAAATATTACGACACCAGTAGGTGGAGTTTCTGTTTTACATGGTAAAGGATGGTTATTTGGTTTGATAATGGCTGTTTTAGTTGGTATTGTAATTATCGGTGGAATTAAAAAAATAGCAAAAGTAACTGATAAAATTGTTCCATTTATGGTAGCTATCTATGTAGCAGCTTCTTTATTTGTTATTTTTTCAAACTATGCTATGATTGGTGATGCATTCATGCAAATATTTAATGGTGCATTTAGCCCAGAAGGAGTAGCCGGTGGAGCAGTAGGAGTTTTAGTACAAGGATTTAGAAGGGCAGCTTTTTCAAATGAAGCAGGTATTGGTTCTGCATCTATTGCGCACTCTGCAGTAAAAACAAAATATGCAGCAAGTGAAGGTATGGTTGCTTTATTAGAACCATTTATAGATACAGTTGTGGTTTGTACAATGACCGCTTTGGTCTTAATTATTACTGGAAATGTTGCCGCAGAAAATGGGTCTTTAAATGAAGCTCAAGCTATCTTATTAACCTCAGGTGCATTTGAATCTGCAATTTCTTGGTTTCCTTACGTCTTAACTGTTGCTGTTGTTTTATTTGCCTTTAGTTCTATGATATCTTGGTCTTACTACGGTTTTCAAGGTTGGGCTTATTTATTTGGTAGATCTAAAAAAATGGAGTATGTATACAAAGTAATTTTCTGTGTATTTGTAGTCATTGGTGCAGCAGCAAGTTTAGGTTCTGTTATTGGCTTCTCAGATGCCATGGTTTTTGCAATGATGGTTCCGAACATGATTGGTCTTATATTGTTAGCGCCAAAAGTGAAAGAAGAATTAAAAAAATATATGAGTGCTATTAAGGCAGACAAAGCTTAA
- the rplJ gene encoding 50S ribosomal protein L10 produces the protein MTREEKSQVIQDLTAVLADTNTLYLADISGLNAQTTSNLRRACFKANVQLSVVKNTLLAKAMEASDKDFGDLPTVLKGNTSMMISEAANAPAKLIKEFRKKSKNKPLLKGAFAEESIYIGDDQLDALVDIKSREELIGEIIGLLQSPAKNVISALQSGGQILSGIVKTLSEK, from the coding sequence ATGACTAGAGAAGAGAAATCACAAGTAATACAAGATTTAACAGCAGTATTAGCAGACACAAATACGTTATATTTAGCAGATATTTCTGGATTAAACGCACAAACGACCTCTAATTTACGTAGAGCTTGTTTTAAGGCTAATGTTCAGTTATCAGTTGTTAAGAATACATTACTTGCAAAAGCAATGGAAGCTTCAGATAAAGATTTTGGAGACTTACCAACAGTATTAAAAGGAAATACTTCAATGATGATTTCTGAGGCTGCGAATGCACCTGCGAAATTAATCAAAGAATTTAGAAAGAAATCTAAGAATAAGCCTTTATTAAAAGGTGCATTTGCAGAAGAATCTATCTATATCGGTGATGATCAATTAGATGCTTTAGTAGATATTAAATCTAGAGAAGAACTTATTGGAGAAATCATTGGATTATTACAGTCTCCTGCTAAGAATGTTATTTCAGCATTACAATCAGGTGGACAAATACTTTCAGGTATCGTTAAAACATTATCTGAGAAATAA
- a CDS encoding helix-hairpin-helix domain-containing protein, with amino-acid sequence MNIFKPHFWYNKSQRNGVFLLAISITIFQVVIVFVNFSPEENVNLESPRNLAFHKQIDCLKVLSIKNKRSKIYPFNPNYITDYKGAQLGMSLDEIDRLLIFRKAGKFVNSKKEFQKVTTISDSLLNKISPYFKFPDWITKRNQNTNSPTSINNSFYSKKPKHKLSTTDINKATLEDLKTISGIGEKLSERIIKYRSKLQGFSIENQLYEVWGLEKEIADRVGAIFKITKLPNIQKKNVNTVTFRELLKNPYIDYELCKMIFEYRDEVAELQEISELKKISGFPLNLYDRIVLYLVAE; translated from the coding sequence ATGAACATATTTAAACCCCATTTCTGGTACAATAAAAGCCAAAGAAATGGGGTTTTTCTTTTAGCAATAAGCATTACTATATTTCAAGTTGTTATAGTGTTTGTAAATTTCTCTCCTGAAGAAAATGTAAATTTAGAATCCCCAAGAAATTTAGCGTTTCACAAACAAATCGATTGTTTAAAAGTTCTAAGTATAAAAAATAAGAGGTCTAAAATTTACCCTTTCAATCCTAATTACATTACAGATTATAAAGGAGCGCAATTAGGTATGTCTTTAGATGAAATAGATAGACTTTTAATATTTAGAAAAGCAGGGAAGTTTGTCAATTCAAAAAAAGAATTTCAGAAAGTGACTACTATTTCAGATTCACTTTTAAACAAAATTTCTCCCTATTTTAAATTTCCAGATTGGATTACAAAAAGAAATCAGAACACCAATTCACCAACATCTATTAATAATAGCTTTTATTCTAAAAAACCAAAGCATAAATTATCAACTACAGATATTAATAAAGCAACTTTAGAAGATTTAAAGACAATATCTGGAATTGGAGAAAAACTTTCTGAAAGAATTATTAAGTATCGTTCTAAATTACAAGGTTTTTCCATTGAAAATCAACTGTATGAAGTTTGGGGTTTAGAGAAGGAAATAGCAGACAGAGTGGGCGCTATTTTTAAGATAACTAAATTGCCAAATATTCAAAAAAAGAATGTAAATACGGTTACTTTCAGAGAATTACTTAAAAACCCTTACATAGATTACGAATTATGTAAAATGATTTTTGAATATAGAGATGAAGTGGCTGAACTACAAGAAATTTCAGAATTAAAAAAGATCAGTGGTTTTCCTTTGAATTTGTATGATAGAATAGTCTTATATTTGGTCGCTGAATAA
- a CDS encoding tyrosine-type recombinase/integrase encodes MLKENSYITSFLEYLFLEKSYSKHTITAYKTDLVAFKDFCEVTYDQENLIEVNYAQVRSWVVSLVDTHISNNSINRKVSSLKSFYKYLQKSEQIENNPLSKHKALKVAKKVQVPFTSREINTVIQNIDEEENFDAIRNKLIVELLYSTGIRRTELINIKEAEVNISEKTIKVLGKRNKERFVPILTSVLETLNKYVELKSKNRFNSEFLLITSKGNKLYETLVYRIINSYFSQVSSKVKKSPHILRHSFATHLLNEGADLNSVKELLGHSSLASTQVYTHNSLDAIKKVYNQAHPRSNKKND; translated from the coding sequence TTGTTAAAAGAGAACAGCTACATAACATCATTTTTAGAATATCTTTTTTTAGAGAAAAGTTATTCTAAACATACAATTACAGCGTATAAAACAGATTTAGTTGCTTTTAAAGATTTTTGTGAGGTTACATATGATCAAGAGAATTTAATTGAAGTAAATTATGCACAAGTAAGAAGTTGGGTTGTTAGCTTGGTTGACACTCATATTTCAAACAATAGCATCAATAGAAAAGTTAGTTCATTAAAATCGTTTTACAAATATCTTCAGAAGTCAGAACAGATAGAGAACAATCCGCTTTCTAAGCATAAAGCATTAAAAGTAGCTAAGAAAGTGCAAGTCCCTTTTACTTCTAGAGAAATTAATACTGTAATACAAAACATAGATGAAGAAGAAAATTTTGATGCTATTAGAAATAAGTTAATAGTAGAACTTTTGTATTCAACTGGCATCCGAAGAACAGAATTAATAAATATAAAAGAAGCGGAGGTAAATATTTCGGAAAAGACCATTAAAGTTTTAGGGAAAAGAAATAAGGAGCGCTTTGTACCAATACTTACTTCTGTATTAGAAACTTTAAATAAGTATGTAGAGTTAAAATCGAAAAATAGATTTAATTCAGAATTTCTTTTAATTACTTCAAAAGGAAATAAACTATATGAAACACTTGTGTACAGAATTATAAATTCTTACTTTAGTCAGGTCTCTTCAAAGGTAAAAAAGAGTCCTCATATTTTAAGGCACTCTTTTGCAACACACCTTTTAAATGAAGGAGCAGATTTAAATTCAGTTAAAGAGTTGCTAGGGCATTCTTCTTTAGCTTCCACACAAGTCTATACGCATAATAGTCTTGATGCAATAAAAAAAGTGTATAATCAGGCTCACCCTAGAAGCAATAAAAAAAACGACTAA